Proteins encoded by one window of Hyphomicrobium nitrativorans NL23:
- a CDS encoding rhomboid family intramembrane serine protease, whose protein sequence is MFPIGDDNSARRTFPVVTVTLIAINVAVFLLELQRGETFIRDWAFIPARFSENPPADAITLLSAMFMHGGWLHLGGNMLYLWIFGDNVEDRFGSVRFLLFYLAAGFAATFAQYAVNPGSAIPNVGASGAIAGVLGAYLLMFPRARVDVLLGRQVVAMPAFLVLGFWVVLQLVSGVGSIADTAQTETGGVAYMAHVGGFVAGLALAVVMGGRRSHPDRIA, encoded by the coding sequence ATGTTCCCGATCGGCGACGACAACAGCGCCCGGCGCACCTTTCCGGTGGTGACCGTCACGCTGATTGCCATCAATGTGGCCGTGTTCCTGTTGGAACTTCAGCGCGGCGAGACCTTCATCCGCGATTGGGCGTTCATCCCCGCCCGCTTTTCCGAAAACCCTCCCGCCGATGCTATCACGCTTCTGTCCGCCATGTTCATGCACGGCGGCTGGCTGCATCTCGGCGGCAACATGCTCTACCTCTGGATCTTCGGCGACAACGTCGAGGATCGCTTTGGGTCCGTCCGCTTTCTGCTGTTCTACTTGGCGGCGGGCTTCGCCGCGACGTTCGCCCAGTATGCCGTGAACCCCGGATCCGCGATCCCGAACGTCGGCGCGTCGGGTGCGATCGCGGGCGTTCTGGGCGCCTACCTTCTGATGTTTCCGCGCGCCCGTGTCGACGTGTTGCTTGGCCGCCAGGTGGTCGCCATGCCCGCGTTTCTCGTCCTGGGCTTCTGGGTCGTGCTTCAGCTTGTCAGTGGCGTCGGGTCGATTGCAGACACGGCCCAGACCGAAACCGGAGGCGTCGCATACATGGCGCACGTCGGCGGTTTTGTCGCCGGACTTGCGCTTGC
- a CDS encoding alpha/beta fold hydrolase, which translates to MLLGHAFFKEQPDVDDTSTEFRRIDGDPAGTTICCLPWRMPFKLATAAGLVPRRQLLACYEMPQAIVSSEPELCIRALNAVVDDAIRVMWRARLAPEQALVVGLSIGNAAATVLANRIGARLCSIASADRGDLTLWESPAARHIKEKAEAKGFALADFTQALIGHHTVENLENLGAGSRFIVGLRDEFIPEARRAGLVDAVTRTLPAAEIAYVDAGHIGTMMETMRRGLVEPQDVHLARVSALRP; encoded by the coding sequence ATGCTTCTGGGTCACGCATTTTTCAAAGAACAGCCGGACGTCGATGACACATCGACAGAGTTCCGCCGTATCGACGGCGATCCCGCCGGCACGACGATCTGCTGCCTGCCGTGGCGCATGCCGTTCAAGCTCGCGACGGCGGCTGGGCTGGTGCCGCGCCGCCAGTTGCTCGCGTGCTACGAGATGCCTCAGGCTATCGTGAGTTCCGAGCCGGAGCTATGCATTCGCGCTTTGAATGCCGTCGTGGATGATGCGATCCGCGTGATGTGGCGCGCGCGCTTGGCGCCCGAGCAAGCGCTCGTCGTCGGTCTCAGCATCGGCAACGCCGCAGCGACCGTGCTGGCAAACCGGATCGGCGCACGGCTGTGCTCGATCGCCTCTGCCGACCGTGGTGACCTCACGCTTTGGGAAAGCCCGGCCGCGCGTCACATCAAGGAGAAGGCGGAGGCGAAAGGATTTGCGCTGGCGGATTTCACGCAAGCCCTGATTGGACACCACACGGTCGAGAACCTCGAAAATCTCGGCGCCGGAAGCCGGTTCATCGTGGGTTTGCGGGATGAATTCATTCCCGAAGCGCGGCGCGCCGGCCTCGTCGACGCCGTGACGCGCACGCTGCCCGCTGCCGAGATCGCCTATGTGGATGCCGGCCATATCGGAACCATGATGGAGACGATGCGCCGGGGCTTGGTCGAACCGCAGGATGTTCATCTGGCGCGGGTGTCGGCGCTAAGGCCATAG